In a single window of the Phycisphaerales bacterium genome:
- the smpB gene encoding SsrA-binding protein SmpB, which translates to MADRPPPPRILNRKVRYNFDLLETIEAGIALLGTEVKSVRAGRASLEEAYAHFRGIELYLIGCNIQPYTHAGPSFQHDPTRPRKLLLHRRELRKWAAKVTQKSLTIVPVEMYFNERGTLKIELALARGKTHGDKRDTIRQRDERRDIDRELRRRR; encoded by the coding sequence ATGGCTGACCGTCCACCACCACCTCGGATCCTCAATCGCAAGGTCCGATATAATTTCGACCTGCTTGAAACCATCGAGGCCGGGATCGCACTGCTCGGCACCGAAGTGAAGAGCGTCCGCGCCGGCCGGGCTTCACTCGAAGAGGCCTACGCCCACTTCCGCGGGATTGAACTTTATCTCATCGGCTGCAATATACAGCCGTACACCCATGCCGGGCCTTCTTTTCAACACGACCCGACCCGGCCCCGCAAGCTCCTGCTCCACCGCCGCGAATTACGCAAATGGGCTGCCAAGGTTACGCAGAAGAGTCTGACCATCGTCCCGGTCGAAATGTACTTCAACGAGCGCGGCACGCTCAAGATCGAGCTCGCCCTTGCCCGCGGCAAGACTCATGGCGACAAGCGCGATACGATCCGCCAGCGGGACGAGCGCCGCGACATCGACCGCGAACTCCGCCGCCGCCGCTGA
- a CDS encoding TraR/DksA C4-type zinc finger protein, translating to MAKKTTKKVGPAAGAKGGKSAKRSGAPGATPAKRSSPARPKAVKAKTPAKAAPAKTKSSPARAKAAKKAVKPKLTAKPHASPGTQSKAAKAVAPKAAAKRVAKPKPAPNKLRASREAIPPKKILPPPVPHLDEEADGDEEIVLAAPVESPLTSREREQFRQMLLEKRAEILGNVTTLHREAVNKDRADAAGDVSAMPIHMADIGSDNYELEFTLGLIEGERAILREIEEAIERLDKGTYGVCLATGKPIGRARLKAKPWAKYCYEYTLAQEKGQIRRF from the coding sequence GTGGCCAAGAAGACCACGAAGAAAGTGGGTCCAGCGGCAGGCGCGAAGGGCGGCAAGAGCGCGAAGCGCTCGGGAGCGCCGGGTGCCACTCCTGCGAAACGCAGCAGCCCTGCCCGCCCCAAGGCCGTCAAAGCCAAGACTCCTGCAAAAGCAGCTCCTGCCAAAACGAAAAGTAGCCCGGCCCGCGCTAAGGCGGCGAAAAAGGCCGTGAAGCCCAAGCTCACGGCCAAGCCCCACGCTTCCCCGGGAACCCAAAGCAAGGCCGCCAAGGCAGTTGCCCCCAAAGCCGCCGCCAAGCGCGTGGCCAAACCGAAGCCGGCTCCGAACAAACTCCGCGCATCGCGGGAAGCAATTCCTCCGAAGAAGATCCTTCCGCCGCCGGTGCCCCACCTCGATGAGGAGGCCGATGGCGATGAAGAAATCGTACTCGCCGCGCCGGTTGAATCGCCCCTGACGAGTCGCGAGCGCGAGCAGTTCCGCCAAATGCTGCTCGAGAAGCGCGCGGAAATTCTGGGGAACGTCACTACGCTGCATCGCGAAGCCGTCAACAAGGATCGCGCGGATGCTGCCGGGGACGTTTCCGCGATGCCGATTCACATGGCCGACATCGGCTCGGACAACTACGAGCTCGAGTTCACCCTGGGGCTGATCGAAGGGGAACGCGCGATCCTCCGCGAGATCGAAGAGGCCATCGAGCGCCTCGACAAGGGAACATACGGCGTGTGTCTCGCGACCGGAAAGCCGATCGGCCGAGCGCGGCTGAAGGCCAAGCCGTGGGCGAAATACTGCTACGAATACACCTTGGCCCAGGAAAAGGGCCAGATCCGCAGGTTCTAG
- a CDS encoding signal peptidase II produces the protein MEGSAIRHPGAHVVLWLVAVVGLATDLISKEWAFHTLRQGGDEVVIPHLLEWHTTFNPGALFGIGQGQTELFLVASGLALLLVLWMFWQSGPRQWLVHIALGAIVAGALGNFYDRVFVRLVPQVVLTANGPMPLYFEVRAEPENGVLVLTEYPATAESLVRHVSLERQDELPRPVGYVRDFIKIPTRWFGGRELWPWVFNVADMLLVGGVSVLALRMLLERKEQPVVRAGAPGVLLSRDPEPGDHAGPERESS, from the coding sequence TTGGAAGGTAGTGCGATTCGACACCCGGGGGCGCATGTGGTCCTGTGGCTGGTCGCGGTGGTCGGCTTGGCAACCGATCTGATTTCGAAGGAGTGGGCGTTTCACACGCTGCGGCAGGGCGGTGACGAGGTTGTGATCCCACACCTGCTGGAGTGGCATACGACTTTTAATCCCGGCGCGCTCTTCGGGATCGGCCAAGGTCAGACGGAACTCTTCCTGGTCGCGTCCGGGCTGGCGCTGCTGCTCGTGCTCTGGATGTTCTGGCAGAGCGGCCCGCGGCAATGGCTCGTGCATATTGCACTCGGCGCGATCGTTGCGGGGGCGCTCGGCAACTTCTATGACCGCGTCTTCGTACGTCTTGTGCCCCAGGTCGTACTGACGGCCAACGGTCCCATGCCACTGTATTTCGAGGTCCGCGCGGAGCCGGAGAATGGGGTGCTCGTGCTGACGGAGTATCCCGCCACGGCCGAGTCACTCGTACGGCATGTGTCGCTGGAGCGGCAGGACGAACTTCCGCGGCCGGTGGGCTACGTGCGTGACTTCATCAAGATCCCCACGCGCTGGTTCGGGGGCCGCGAATTATGGCCATGGGTTTTCAACGTAGCGGACATGCTGCTGGTGGGAGGCGTCAGCGTGCTGGCGCTGCGGATGCTGCTGGAGCGAAAAGAGCAACCGGTGGTGCGGGCGGGCGCGCCTGGTGTACTGTTGAGTCGCGATCCCGAGCCGGGGGACCACGCTGGGCCGGAACGGGAATCATCTTGA
- a CDS encoding sigma-70 family RNA polymerase sigma factor, which yields MEFEAHELASPMARTDETRLVQRAKRGNADAFRQLVEAYKDRLFSFVWRIIRNHHEAEDICQAAFVKAYEALRSYDAKYAFSTWLFTIAYRLCLNHLRKRKTVGTEIDFARVDGRAEDVASTVANTEEARRMRQVIWAAVGELKPQQRAAVVLFYREGHSCEDIGLALDIPAVTVKSHLHRARARLRELLNEELLGHAGVIRFLQDERHA from the coding sequence TTGGAATTCGAAGCGCATGAGTTGGCGAGCCCGATGGCCAGGACCGACGAAACGCGGCTGGTGCAGCGCGCCAAGCGTGGAAACGCGGACGCCTTCCGGCAATTGGTGGAGGCGTACAAGGACCGCCTTTTCTCGTTTGTCTGGCGGATCATCCGCAACCACCACGAGGCCGAGGACATCTGCCAGGCGGCGTTCGTGAAGGCCTACGAAGCACTTCGGAGCTATGACGCGAAGTACGCCTTCAGTACGTGGCTTTTCACGATCGCGTATCGCCTGTGCCTGAATCACCTGCGGAAGCGCAAGACGGTCGGCACCGAAATCGACTTTGCCCGTGTGGACGGGCGGGCAGAGGATGTGGCCAGCACCGTGGCGAACACGGAAGAGGCCCGGCGGATGCGCCAGGTCATCTGGGCGGCCGTGGGCGAATTGAAGCCCCAGCAACGCGCCGCGGTGGTGCTTTTCTACCGCGAGGGCCATAGCTGTGAAGACATCGGCTTGGCACTGGACATCCCGGCCGTGACCGTGAAGAGCCACCTGCATCGTGCCCGGGCCCGGCTGCGGGAGCTGCTGAATGAGGAATTGCTTGGCCACGCGGGTGTGATCCGGTTTCTCCAGGACGAGCGGCATGCGTGA